From a single Acidimicrobiia bacterium genomic region:
- a CDS encoding substrate-binding domain-containing protein: protein MRNRLVLLMVVALTATACRSGSSEPQVLRLATTTSTADSGLLEALLPGFETQYEARVDVIAVGTGQALSLGEAGDADVILVHARNREDAFIADGHGTARSDVMYNDFALVGPIDDPAGVQGTAMAADALVALAAAQAPFVSRGDDSGTHTKELSLWEEAGLTPDAAWYQSIGQGMGATLQFANETGSYTLTDRGTFLSQRESLSGLEVMVGGTTIDENADPALLNPYGVIPVNPDKGGIDLDLAQQFVDWLTSVEVQRQIGEYGIDIYGQPLFYPDSQRWRDR, encoded by the coding sequence GTGAGAAACCGACTCGTTCTGTTGATGGTTGTGGCCCTGACCGCGACAGCCTGCCGTTCGGGCAGCAGCGAACCTCAAGTATTGCGCCTGGCCACCACCACCAGCACCGCCGATTCGGGTCTCCTCGAGGCGCTACTCCCCGGCTTCGAAACTCAGTACGAGGCTCGCGTCGATGTCATTGCAGTGGGAACCGGCCAGGCGCTGTCGCTCGGTGAGGCCGGCGATGCCGATGTCATCCTTGTCCATGCGCGAAACAGGGAGGATGCATTCATTGCAGACGGGCACGGCACAGCGCGGTCCGATGTCATGTATAACGACTTCGCCCTCGTCGGTCCGATCGATGATCCGGCCGGTGTGCAGGGCACGGCCATGGCCGCAGATGCACTCGTCGCGCTGGCGGCAGCCCAAGCACCGTTCGTCTCACGCGGAGACGATAGCGGGACGCATACGAAGGAACTGAGCCTGTGGGAGGAGGCGGGTTTGACGCCCGATGCCGCCTGGTACCAGTCGATCGGGCAAGGGATGGGAGCGACGCTCCAGTTTGCCAACGAAACCGGCTCGTACACGCTCACCGATCGCGGCACGTTTCTCTCCCAACGAGAGAGCCTGAGCGGTTTGGAGGTCATGGTGGGTGGAACAACGATCGACGAGAACGCCGACCCGGCTCTGCTCAACCCGTATGGGGTGATTCCGGTGAACCCGGACAAGGGCGGGATTGATCTCGATCTCGCCCAGCAATTCGTCGATTGGCTCACCAGCGTCGAGGTGCAGCGGCAAATCGGCGAGTACGGCATCGACATCTACGGTCAGCCGCTCTTCTATCCGGATTCCCAACGGTGGAGAGACCGATGA
- a CDS encoding aminotransferase class I/II-fold pyridoxal phosphate-dependent enzyme, with translation MVVPVPYYFDHIMAMEALGITPVLVPIGEGHAGIPDAADIAALLGPRTRAILLVTPNNPTGAVIPSTVIDEIAELSHRHSIALIVDETYADLLSGGSAPHSLFSRSDWGELLIHIYSFSKVFGMTGYRVGALAAGQRVREAALKLHDTMMICAPHPAQLAALYGLERLGDWAAANRAEIYLRQSTFASALAAAGSPFRLEAAGGYFAWLRHPYPDRTDFDVARALFEEQHLLTLPGTVFGPGQEAYLRLAVANVDATDLEEVAQRLAAQGVESR, from the coding sequence GTGGTCGTGCCGGTGCCCTACTACTTCGATCACATCATGGCGATGGAGGCGCTGGGAATCACCCCGGTGCTGGTACCGATCGGCGAGGGGCACGCCGGGATTCCGGATGCCGCAGACATCGCGGCGCTCCTTGGCCCCCGCACCCGGGCGATTCTCCTCGTGACCCCCAACAACCCGACCGGAGCAGTTATCCCTTCCACGGTGATAGACGAGATAGCCGAGTTGTCCCACCGCCACAGCATCGCCCTAATCGTCGACGAGACATACGCCGATCTGTTGTCGGGTGGAAGCGCTCCCCACAGTCTCTTTAGTCGGTCCGATTGGGGAGAGTTGCTGATCCATATCTACAGCTTCTCGAAGGTGTTCGGAATGACGGGATACCGGGTGGGGGCGCTGGCCGCCGGGCAACGGGTGAGAGAGGCGGCGTTGAAACTCCACGATACGATGATGATCTGTGCCCCCCATCCGGCGCAACTGGCCGCTCTCTACGGGTTGGAGCGTCTCGGGGATTGGGCCGCCGCCAATCGTGCTGAGATCTATCTGCGCCAGTCGACGTTTGCCAGCGCGCTGGCGGCGGCCGGATCACCGTTCCGACTGGAGGCAGCCGGAGGATACTTTGCCTGGCTCCGCCACCCTTATCCCGACCGGACAGATTTCGATGTCGCCCGTGCGCTGTTCGAGGAACAACACCTCCTGACGCTTCCCGGGACAGTGTTCGGTCCCGGTCAAGAGGCATACCTTCGCCTGGCGGTGGCAAACGTCGACGCAACGGACCTGGAGGAGGTGGCCCAACGGCTGGCCGCGCAGGGAGTTGAAAGCCGATGA
- a CDS encoding phosphate ABC transporter ATP-binding protein encodes MNAYELNGVRHWYQDRCVVAIPEMDVHQGEVLAIVGPSGAGKSTLLRLLNFLEQPTEGSIVHEGVPVSDDVSMEVKRRVTTVFQHPVLLRRSVRTNLQFGLKLRNEKRPEADLNRWLDALGLTDLSEAPARTLSAGEAQRVALARALIVEPSVLLLDEPTANLDPYNVGLIEDMIRRINAERATTIVLVTHNIFQARRLADRTGLLIGGELIEVAATERFFSSPGDHRTAAFVRGDLVY; translated from the coding sequence GTGAACGCCTACGAGTTGAACGGAGTTCGCCACTGGTATCAGGACCGGTGCGTTGTGGCCATCCCTGAGATGGACGTGCACCAGGGCGAGGTCCTGGCGATCGTTGGGCCGAGCGGGGCCGGCAAGAGCACGCTGCTCCGACTCCTCAACTTCCTGGAGCAACCGACGGAAGGGAGCATCGTCCACGAGGGAGTGCCGGTCTCCGATGACGTTTCAATGGAGGTCAAGCGCCGGGTTACCACCGTCTTCCAGCATCCGGTCTTGCTCCGCAGAAGCGTGCGAACGAATCTCCAGTTCGGTCTCAAACTCAGAAACGAGAAACGACCGGAAGCCGACCTGAACAGGTGGTTGGACGCGCTCGGCTTGACCGACCTGTCCGAGGCGCCGGCCCGAACACTCTCGGCCGGTGAGGCACAGCGAGTTGCGCTGGCCCGGGCTCTGATCGTCGAACCCTCCGTGCTGCTGCTCGATGAGCCGACCGCCAATCTCGACCCGTACAACGTCGGCTTGATCGAGGACATGATTCGGCGGATCAATGCCGAGCGGGCTACGACCATCGTGTTGGTGACTCATAACATCTTCCAGGCACGGCGGCTGGCGGATCGGACCGGGCTGCTGATCGGCGGCGAACTCATCGAAGTCGCCGCCACCGAGAGGTTTTTCTCGTCACCGGGCGATCACAGGACGGCGGCCTTCGTTCGGGGCGACCTGGTCTACTGA
- a CDS encoding carbon-nitrogen hydrolase family protein, which translates to MRIAAAQASPVWLDPSATTVKVIEWLNEAHQQKVDLVAFPETFLSGYPFWVSLTDGARFDDPDQKKAYAAYLDSAVEMDGEELRVITEAVRDLGIFTYLGTTERATGPASGTIYCTLVAIDPAHGIVSAHRKLMPTHEERMVWGIGDGNGLRAHQVGGMRVGGLNCWENWMPQARHALYAAGEDLHVSVWPGSTHLTRDITRFIALEGRVYSLAVGAVLSGTDVPSGFPFADLLKEADLASSYDGGSAIADPSGHWLVEPVSGEERLVIADIDPAVVRAERQNFDPTGHYSRPDIFDVTVDRRRQAAAHFED; encoded by the coding sequence ATGAGAATCGCCGCGGCTCAGGCAAGCCCTGTCTGGCTCGACCCGTCGGCCACCACCGTCAAAGTGATCGAATGGCTGAACGAGGCACACCAACAGAAGGTCGATCTCGTCGCTTTCCCCGAAACCTTCCTGTCCGGGTACCCGTTCTGGGTGAGCCTCACCGACGGTGCCCGATTCGACGATCCCGACCAGAAGAAGGCGTACGCCGCCTATCTGGATTCGGCAGTCGAGATGGACGGCGAGGAATTGCGCGTCATCACAGAAGCGGTGCGAGATCTGGGCATATTCACCTACCTGGGAACCACCGAGCGGGCCACAGGACCGGCGAGTGGGACGATCTATTGCACGCTGGTGGCGATCGATCCCGCCCATGGGATCGTCTCTGCGCACCGAAAACTCATGCCGACCCACGAGGAGCGGATGGTGTGGGGCATCGGTGACGGGAACGGTCTGAGAGCCCATCAAGTGGGAGGGATGAGGGTCGGAGGTCTCAATTGCTGGGAGAATTGGATGCCCCAGGCTCGACACGCCCTGTATGCGGCGGGTGAGGATCTGCATGTCTCGGTGTGGCCCGGGTCGACCCATCTCACCCGGGATATCACCCGCTTCATCGCGCTCGAGGGCCGGGTCTACTCCCTTGCCGTCGGAGCGGTCCTGTCCGGGACAGACGTCCCCTCCGGCTTTCCATTTGCCGATCTGCTCAAGGAGGCAGACCTTGCTTCGTCCTACGACGGTGGTTCCGCGATCGCCGACCCAAGTGGTCACTGGCTGGTGGAACCGGTCTCGGGAGAGGAACGCTTGGTCATAGCCGATATCGATCCGGCCGTGGTGAGAGCCGAGCGCCAGAACTTCGATCCGACCGGTCATTACAGCCGGCCCGACATCTTCGACGTCACCGTCGATCGCCGGCGACAAGCCGCCGCCCATTTCGAAGACTGA
- a CDS encoding DUF1704 domain-containing protein, which translates to MTMAAAGQERLTDQMIDDIAGRLAGGQRVRRTLPPGGRLSIDRQLPFLFVYRPPRTGIDPGLAGLINGEASYLIAPTRVGAHSWIARLVKRIAEVTTSRFGGFLIVEIWAAEEDPENQRDNQTASFRLLVDKNWADSATVERFVGSLTGVRILKRKAKVAVVRGGRLSPPGLPVLLTPKQARELSTRYVGVEVVPIYRDAATGEDFPILQRSLARQMDTAFRRAAFEFARSETAHRPLHYQALGRSTFVRAVKEVDRALSSVADSFDLLLAVTPTNSEQAFRTFQRNRYEKAPQFRYRPRNIDPALLKRDLYNIKVERIEDPTLEHLFREKQRELDLKLTLIGERERPRFLPTGVALYGGVGSGLVDLAASLTQSLAEGFTGTRGRNVDVATFVTRAESELERYRAIDPAMLGRVIVRDDIVSLMVSSGDLLVGSGMSFPAHRVEPLIQHEIGTHVVTYWNGRAQPFRLLATGLANHDELQEGLAVFTEYLVGGLTPIRLKALAGRVLAAHAVVDGATFIDTFRLLRDEHGFSARAAYITSMRVHRGGGLIKDAVYLRGLLKMLDYIKAGERLDTLFVGKMAAEHSPVIEELLRRRVLTSPPLRPLYLDNPDTHYRIERVREGISLEDLTDR; encoded by the coding sequence ATGACTATGGCCGCGGCCGGACAAGAACGCCTGACTGATCAGATGATCGATGATATCGCAGGTCGGCTGGCGGGAGGTCAACGGGTTCGTCGGACGCTGCCCCCCGGCGGGAGGCTATCCATCGACCGGCAACTCCCTTTCCTGTTCGTCTACCGGCCGCCCAGAACGGGCATCGATCCGGGTCTCGCCGGATTGATCAACGGTGAAGCCTCATATCTCATTGCTCCGACGCGGGTTGGAGCACATTCCTGGATCGCCCGTTTGGTGAAACGCATCGCTGAAGTCACCACGTCCAGGTTTGGTGGGTTCCTCATCGTCGAGATCTGGGCAGCCGAGGAAGACCCAGAGAACCAGCGCGACAACCAGACCGCCTCATTCCGGCTGCTCGTCGACAAGAACTGGGCAGATTCAGCGACCGTCGAGCGGTTCGTCGGCTCGCTCACCGGAGTCCGGATTCTGAAGCGCAAAGCGAAGGTCGCGGTGGTCCGCGGCGGCCGGCTCTCGCCGCCCGGCCTCCCGGTGCTGCTGACACCAAAGCAGGCCCGTGAGCTCTCCACCCGCTATGTCGGAGTTGAGGTGGTGCCGATCTACCGCGACGCCGCCACGGGAGAGGATTTCCCGATTCTGCAGCGCTCGCTCGCTCGCCAGATGGACACTGCCTTCCGCCGTGCAGCCTTCGAGTTTGCTCGGTCCGAGACGGCTCATCGCCCGCTCCACTACCAGGCACTCGGCCGTTCGACCTTCGTGCGGGCGGTCAAGGAGGTCGACCGCGCCCTGAGCAGCGTCGCCGACTCCTTCGACCTGCTCTTGGCGGTGACTCCCACCAATTCCGAGCAAGCTTTCCGGACCTTCCAGCGAAACCGGTATGAGAAGGCTCCCCAGTTCAGGTACCGGCCGCGCAACATTGATCCTGCTCTGCTGAAGCGAGACCTCTACAACATCAAAGTGGAACGGATCGAAGACCCGACTCTCGAACACCTCTTCCGTGAGAAGCAGCGCGAACTCGACCTCAAACTCACATTGATAGGGGAGCGCGAACGACCCCGTTTCCTGCCGACCGGTGTAGCTCTCTACGGTGGCGTGGGTTCGGGTCTGGTCGACCTGGCCGCTTCGCTCACACAGTCGTTGGCTGAAGGGTTCACCGGCACGCGCGGGCGCAATGTCGACGTGGCCACCTTTGTGACCAGGGCTGAGTCAGAACTCGAGAGATACAGGGCCATCGACCCGGCAATGTTGGGAAGAGTCATCGTGCGTGATGACATCGTGTCGCTGATGGTGTCCTCCGGCGACCTCCTGGTCGGATCCGGCATGAGCTTCCCGGCTCACCGTGTCGAGCCGCTCATCCAGCACGAAATCGGGACTCATGTGGTCACTTACTGGAACGGCCGGGCTCAGCCGTTCCGGCTGCTCGCCACCGGTCTCGCCAACCACGACGAGCTTCAAGAGGGTCTGGCCGTATTCACCGAATACCTGGTCGGCGGCCTCACGCCGATCCGGCTCAAGGCCTTGGCCGGCCGAGTGCTGGCAGCCCACGCGGTCGTCGACGGCGCGACGTTCATAGACACATTCCGGTTGCTGCGCGACGAGCATGGCTTCTCGGCGCGAGCCGCCTACATCACCTCGATGCGTGTGCACCGGGGTGGCGGCCTCATCAAGGATGCCGTCTACCTGCGCGGGCTGCTCAAGATGTTGGACTACATCAAAGCGGGGGAGAGGCTCGACACTTTGTTTGTCGGGAAGATGGCTGCCGAACATTCGCCGGTCATCGAGGAGTTGCTCAGACGCCGGGTCTTGACTTCCCCTCCGCTGCGACCCCTGTATCTGGACAATCCTGATACGCACTACCGGATCGAACGGGTACGCGAGGGCATCAGCCTCGAGGACTTGACCGATCGCTGA
- a CDS encoding amidase, with protein MKDLRFVPATELASMISRRDVSPVEVIDAFLAAIEQYNPALNLFCFVYPHEARAAARRAETAVLKGDPLGPLHGVPFAIKDFTPTRGKRTTLGSYAFEHWVPDDDPPILDRLYGAGGILIGKTTTPEFAHSGFTYSPLWGVSRNPWDPTRTPGGSSGGSAGAVAASIVPIAEGSDAGGSIRIPAAFCGVVGFKPSHGRIPMHITPNDFESIFHLGPIARTVTDAALMFSVMQGPDERDPTSLVPSLDVSLRPDTDLTGVRLALSLDLGYYAIDPEVASAVTTAAGVFRSRGAIVEAVDLGWSREINDAWFAYWGVVMAASYGDMVAEHGHHMDPGVRALIESGSLMSAVDLKRIELLRSRQWQAIRPILEQYDALLCPTTALTAPPAEANDRDFEGTTPDGRYAGLDLTSPFNFIGQCPVVSVPCGFSRDAMPIGMQIVGRRFDDASVLRLAAAFEEAAPWKQRRPPLKAGAP; from the coding sequence ATGAAGGACCTCCGCTTCGTTCCTGCCACGGAACTGGCAAGCATGATCAGCCGCCGTGATGTCTCCCCGGTCGAAGTAATCGATGCTTTTCTGGCTGCGATCGAACAGTACAATCCGGCCCTCAATCTGTTCTGTTTTGTGTATCCGCATGAGGCCCGGGCTGCGGCCCGACGAGCCGAAACCGCAGTTCTGAAGGGTGACCCGCTTGGCCCGTTGCACGGGGTGCCCTTCGCCATCAAGGACTTCACGCCGACGCGCGGGAAGCGCACAACGCTCGGCTCATACGCCTTCGAGCACTGGGTACCGGACGACGATCCTCCGATTCTCGATCGTCTGTACGGGGCAGGTGGAATCCTCATCGGGAAGACAACCACTCCCGAATTCGCCCACTCCGGGTTCACCTATTCACCCTTGTGGGGCGTCTCGCGCAATCCCTGGGACCCGACCCGGACTCCGGGAGGAAGCTCTGGTGGATCGGCGGGTGCGGTTGCCGCGTCGATCGTGCCGATTGCCGAAGGGTCTGACGCAGGTGGGTCGATCAGGATCCCCGCCGCTTTCTGCGGAGTGGTCGGCTTCAAGCCGTCCCACGGAAGGATTCCCATGCACATAACTCCCAACGACTTCGAGTCCATCTTCCACCTCGGCCCGATCGCCCGTACGGTGACCGACGCGGCGCTCATGTTTTCCGTCATGCAGGGTCCGGACGAACGGGACCCGACCTCGCTGGTGCCGAGCCTCGATGTTTCGCTGCGACCCGACACCGATCTGACTGGGGTGAGGCTGGCGCTCTCCCTCGATCTGGGGTACTACGCCATCGATCCTGAGGTGGCGTCGGCGGTGACGACCGCGGCCGGAGTGTTCCGAAGTCGGGGAGCGATCGTCGAGGCGGTCGACCTTGGCTGGAGCCGTGAAATCAACGACGCCTGGTTCGCATATTGGGGAGTGGTAATGGCCGCCTCCTACGGAGATATGGTTGCCGAGCACGGCCACCATATGGATCCCGGCGTCCGCGCGCTCATCGAATCTGGCAGCTTGATGTCGGCGGTAGACCTCAAACGAATCGAACTGCTCCGTAGCCGTCAATGGCAGGCGATACGGCCGATTCTCGAGCAATATGACGCACTGCTGTGCCCGACTACGGCCCTCACCGCCCCACCTGCCGAAGCCAATGACCGCGATTTTGAAGGCACGACCCCCGACGGCAGGTACGCAGGGCTGGATCTGACGTCGCCGTTCAACTTCATCGGTCAATGCCCGGTCGTGTCGGTGCCGTGTGGGTTCTCGCGGGATGCCATGCCCATTGGCATGCAAATCGTCGGGCGACGATTCGATGACGCGTCCGTCCTTCGACTGGCGGCCGCATTTGAAGAAGCAGCGCCGTGGAAGCAACGCCGGCCTCCCCTGAAAGCTGGTGCACCATGA
- a CDS encoding LysR family transcriptional regulator has protein sequence MEPKFNVWFEVDGKVAASRWRMRLLEAVAEQGSISAGAETMEVPYRVAWQKIQEMEDRLGDKLIETQTGGPGGGGAQLTEAGRGYVEQFKVFGDRVDTALAAIYREVFGDTPQSWA, from the coding sequence ATGGAACCGAAGTTCAACGTCTGGTTCGAGGTGGACGGGAAGGTGGCCGCCTCTCGATGGCGAATGCGTCTACTGGAAGCCGTCGCCGAACAGGGTTCCATCAGCGCAGGCGCTGAGACGATGGAAGTGCCTTATCGCGTTGCCTGGCAGAAGATCCAGGAGATGGAGGACCGCCTCGGCGACAAGCTCATCGAGACGCAAACCGGCGGCCCGGGAGGGGGCGGCGCACAGCTCACGGAAGCCGGCAGAGGCTACGTTGAGCAATTCAAGGTCTTTGGGGATCGGGTGGATACGGCCCTCGCGGCGATCTACCGCGAGGTGTTCGGCGACACCCCACAGAGTTGGGCCTGA
- a CDS encoding EamA family transporter, producing MTLRQIFFLSAFALLLSIGQVLFKQASESLTNGSGPGGFLSLLESGSFWAAIALYGGSTLLWIWLIREVPLSRAYPFVALAFVVVPILSHFVLDERISRAGVAGSALIVLGIVVSQV from the coding sequence GTGACCCTCCGGCAGATCTTCTTTCTGTCGGCCTTTGCGCTCCTGTTGTCGATTGGCCAAGTTCTGTTCAAGCAGGCATCAGAGTCGCTCACCAACGGGAGTGGTCCCGGCGGGTTCTTGTCCCTCCTGGAATCCGGCTCCTTCTGGGCTGCGATCGCTCTCTACGGCGGATCCACTCTTCTGTGGATCTGGCTCATCCGCGAAGTCCCATTGAGCCGTGCGTATCCGTTTGTGGCGCTTGCCTTCGTGGTTGTGCCCATCCTGAGCCACTTCGTTCTCGATGAGAGAATTTCGCGTGCCGGTGTGGCCGGCTCGGCATTGATCGTTCTCGGAATCGTCGTATCTCAGGTTTGA
- a CDS encoding ABC transporter permease, giving the protein MRTLVDALIDALRLLRDMDPALRETVGLTLQVTGGALLIALVIGIPAGAAIGLSPRVRGAGLLIPLIYTGMGLPPVAVGLFVYLLLSNQGPMGGLDWLFTATGMVMAQTIIAFPLVVGLTMAAVRGVDPQLPVQLRALGATRRQTALTTLVEARLGVTAAVVAAFGSIISEVGAVMLVGGNIEGQTRVLTTAIVLETRKGNFALALALGMILLSLAFVANFAFYRLQVRRGNR; this is encoded by the coding sequence GTGCGGACCCTGGTCGACGCCCTAATCGATGCTCTGAGGCTGCTCAGGGACATGGACCCGGCCCTCCGCGAGACGGTCGGCCTGACGTTGCAGGTGACCGGCGGAGCCCTCCTGATCGCTCTTGTCATAGGAATCCCGGCCGGTGCGGCGATCGGCCTCTCCCCCAGGGTGCGGGGGGCCGGGTTGCTCATCCCGCTCATTTACACGGGGATGGGGCTTCCGCCGGTGGCGGTTGGCTTGTTCGTCTATCTGCTGCTCTCGAACCAGGGCCCCATGGGCGGTCTCGACTGGTTGTTCACGGCCACCGGCATGGTGATGGCCCAGACGATCATTGCCTTTCCGCTCGTCGTCGGATTGACGATGGCTGCGGTGCGAGGCGTCGATCCTCAGTTGCCCGTCCAGTTGCGGGCGCTGGGGGCGACCCGCCGGCAAACGGCGCTGACAACGCTGGTGGAAGCTCGCTTGGGAGTGACCGCGGCGGTGGTAGCCGCGTTCGGGAGCATCATCTCGGAGGTCGGAGCGGTGATGCTGGTCGGGGGCAATATCGAGGGGCAGACCAGGGTGTTGACCACGGCGATCGTGCTCGAGACGCGCAAGGGTAACTTCGCCCTGGCGCTGGCTCTGGGGATGATTCTGCTGTCCTTGGCATTCGTCGCCAATTTCGCCTTCTATCGACTCCAGGTGCGTAGGGGGAATCGGTGA
- a CDS encoding ABC transporter permease yields MRPLRRLVVGVVIVFLVGPLFVVGVVSFNESRYMAFPPKAFSNDWYVQLVADSQWRSAMFNSFTIAASSALLAVAIALPLAYFLRTYRTRFNGGLFALGTLPFMLPPVISALGALVFWNATGHIGRIENVIIAHGVFFSTIPLITITLGMQSMDPALGEASRTLGAGPRVTFRTVTLPLLLPYLVTGYAAAFVLSLNEYIVAFMVAGFSVVTLPIKIFNSLRYGFTPTIASVSVVFTLLATTVFSLFAAFGNLPKFLGAEFSDR; encoded by the coding sequence ATGCGACCGTTGCGCCGGCTGGTTGTTGGGGTCGTGATCGTGTTTCTCGTTGGCCCGCTGTTCGTCGTGGGAGTCGTATCTTTCAACGAATCCCGCTATATGGCGTTCCCACCCAAGGCCTTCTCCAACGACTGGTATGTCCAGCTGGTTGCCGACAGCCAATGGCGTTCAGCCATGTTCAACAGCTTCACCATCGCCGCCAGCAGCGCGCTGCTCGCCGTCGCCATTGCGCTGCCACTCGCCTATTTCTTGCGCACCTACCGGACTCGTTTCAACGGCGGCCTTTTTGCACTCGGCACGCTTCCGTTCATGCTGCCGCCGGTGATTAGTGCTCTCGGTGCTCTCGTTTTCTGGAATGCAACCGGTCACATCGGCCGAATCGAGAACGTCATCATTGCGCATGGCGTGTTTTTCTCGACGATCCCGCTCATCACAATCACTCTCGGCATGCAGTCCATGGATCCGGCGCTGGGCGAGGCGTCACGCACGCTGGGGGCCGGCCCCCGGGTCACGTTCCGAACGGTGACGCTTCCGCTGCTCCTGCCGTATCTCGTCACCGGTTACGCGGCAGCGTTCGTGTTGAGCTTGAACGAGTACATCGTTGCTTTCATGGTTGCCGGCTTCTCGGTGGTGACACTGCCGATCAAGATCTTCAACAGCCTGCGATACGGTTTTACCCCGACGATCGCGTCAGTGTCCGTTGTGTTCACGTTGCTCGCCACTACCGTGTTTTCGCTGTTCGCGGCATTCGGGAATCTCCCCAAGTTTCTCGGCGCCGAGTTCTCGGACCGCTGA
- a CDS encoding glycosyltransferase family 2 protein encodes MTISPTGPKIAVVIPCFNVAAHILDVVAAIGDGVERIYVVDDRCPEGSGELVESVSGDPRVTVIYHDENLGVGGATLTGYRHAIADKMDIIVKLDGDGQMDPSLIPVFVAPVVQHLADYAKGNRFYDIDSIRPIPALRRIGNAALSFMSKLSSGYWRIFDPTNGYTAIDARVLAVMPLDKMNKRYFFESDMLFRLGVLGAVVTDIPMPAIYGEERSNLSILRSIPEFFFRHTQNLLKRVVYDYFLRDFSIASVELVAGLVFLTFGTIFGAVRWIESISGGVAATAGTVMIAALPVFLGTQLLLSFLNYDMQRLGSVPLHIRLAQPPRQDSATSDA; translated from the coding sequence ATGACGATCTCACCCACAGGACCGAAGATCGCCGTGGTCATTCCATGCTTCAACGTGGCTGCTCACATACTCGATGTCGTCGCAGCCATTGGCGACGGCGTCGAGCGGATATATGTCGTCGACGATCGCTGCCCCGAAGGTTCGGGTGAGCTTGTTGAGTCCGTTTCAGGGGATCCTCGGGTCACCGTTATCTATCACGATGAGAATCTGGGAGTCGGCGGCGCCACGCTGACGGGGTACAGGCATGCCATTGCCGACAAGATGGACATAATCGTCAAACTCGATGGTGACGGACAAATGGATCCCTCGCTCATACCTGTCTTCGTTGCACCAGTTGTGCAGCATCTCGCCGACTACGCGAAGGGCAACCGTTTCTACGATATAGACAGCATTCGTCCGATCCCCGCTCTACGAAGGATCGGCAACGCAGCCCTCTCCTTCATGTCAAAGCTGTCTAGCGGCTACTGGAGGATCTTTGATCCGACGAATGGATACACCGCCATCGACGCCAGAGTGCTAGCGGTGATGCCACTGGACAAGATGAACAAGCGTTACTTCTTCGAGTCCGACATGCTCTTTCGACTCGGGGTCCTCGGTGCGGTTGTCACCGACATACCGATGCCTGCGATCTACGGTGAGGAGAGAAGCAATCTCAGCATCCTACGATCGATACCGGAGTTCTTCTTCAGACATACGCAGAATCTCCTCAAACGTGTCGTCTACGACTACTTCCTCCGGGACTTCTCGATTGCATCAGTCGAACTGGTGGCGGGATTGGTGTTTCTAACATTTGGAACGATCTTCGGTGCCGTTCGATGGATTGAGAGTATCTCCGGAGGAGTCGCGGCAACGGCAGGCACGGTCATGATTGCTGCACTGCCGGTCTTCCTCGGGACACAACTCCTCCTTTCCTTCCTCAACTACGACATGCAGCGGTTGGGTTCAGTTCCCTTGCACATCAGGTTGGCTCAGCCACCCCGCCAGGATTCTGCGACATCCGATGCATAG